A DNA window from Corvus moneduloides isolate bCorMon1 chromosome 22, bCorMon1.pri, whole genome shotgun sequence contains the following coding sequences:
- the PLEKHG5 gene encoding pleckstrin homology domain-containing family G member 5 isoform X1 has product MFLYWRKRGAYELEALPPGLAGLEYGAVERFSWSSSLDVSEELGAEPCPEEETVLHCQNPDCAGERRAAKECHHAKCRQLSRSGPLSLCELCDGSLHGAMHFDGHIRFDLSPQGSILARNMSTRSCPPRTSPASDVEEEEEGPAESRGERRSSALKLPKKKAWRRHTDDPSKECFTLKFDLSIDIEAEIVPAVKKKSLGEVLLPVFERKAIELGKVDIYLDQSHTPLSLQFEAYRFGGHYLRVKAKPGDELKVEQAVRDARSASLPILHPASSAAFLGPVLEPLPGRREGTESVVGPKWHRSDGAGGSRGAWRYGSTAPGRRRKNITEFLGDTSIPSPEAALHSSSSLPTNGTDTWKNRAASRFSGFFGSGTSTGSFGRETEKLEQLVNRLHAYSTFGLPKLPPQLRFDRDSWEEDGDEAGLTMEDSWQQIIQGTEALSRRQCHQQEAIWELLHTEATYIRNLKVITDLFLSCLVNLQESGLLCEVDAERLFSNIGEIIRLHCKLWRSVMAPVLAKARQTRALLDPTDFLDGFKTFGSLFKPYVRYCMEEEGCMEYMRALLRDSELFRTYVTWAEKQEQCSRLKLSDMLVKPHQRLTKYPLLLKSILKKTDDPRARDAITTMISSVERFINDVNSRMRQRQERQRLDAILSRIDAYEVVEGSTDEVDKLLKEFLRLDLTAPIPGTSPEDTRQLLLEGSLRMREGKDSKMDVYCFLFTDLFLITKPFKKAERTKVIRQPLLVDRVICRELRDPGSFLLIYLNELGSAVAAYTFQTSGQLCRSWVEAVRNAQNLLQRLRQRRRMEEEEEEEEEDEGEDGESGTSAASSPTILRHSSTSPDSQQCPSDGSTETLAMVAADGGDELSSPDWDAEPFSSTSDGSSISTSTSIGTGTSAETPTSAETPIQELPAGALPVPLPQGVASPGSGCRSSSIDSAYGTLSPASLRDFGQQPEGTAEEGQEPSPAPPAPRPASPRLRRRTPVQLLPCPARALKSKSEASLPQLLSPASPGPLSQSRSLSDLCAGSPRTSQDPAPLAAPGSSGSSTSELSEPEEPVESPASLPGELRRDPPAPARRTLSDPQSAQHRKLTLAQLYRIRTTLLLNSTLTASEV; this is encoded by the exons GAATGCCACCACGCAAAGTGCCGGCAGCTGAGCCGCAGCGGCCCCCTCAGCCTGTGTGAGCTCTGTGACGGCAGCCTCCATGGCGCCATGCACTTCGATGGCCACATCCGCTTCGACCTGTCCCCGCAAG GCTCTATCCTGGCCCGCAACATGTCGACACGCTCTTGTCCCCCGCgcaccagccctgcctctgatgtggaggaggaggaggagggtccggcagagagcagagg ggAGCGCAGGAGCTCAGCGCTGAAGCTGCCCAAGAAGAAGGCTTGGCGCAGGCACACGGAC GACCCCAGCAAGGAGTGCTTCACCTTGAAGTTCGACCTCAGCATCGACATCGAGGCAGAGATCGTGCCAGCTGTGAAGAAGAAGTCGCTGGG ggaagtgctgctgccagTCTTCGAGAGGAAGGCGATCGAGCTGGGCAAGGTGGACATCTACCTGGACCAGTCCCACACGCCACTGTCCCTGCAGTTCGAGGCGTATCGCTTCGGGGGACACTACCTGCGGGTGAAAG CCAAGCCCGGGGATGAGCTGAAGGTGGAGCAGGCAGTGCGGGACGCCAGGTCAGCCAGCCTGCCCATCCTGCAccctgccagcagtgctgcattcCTGGGGCCAGTGCTGGAGCCACTGCCAGGACGCCGGGAGGGCACTGAGAGCGTG GTGGGCCCTAAGTGGCACAGGAGCGATGGAGCTGGCGGCAGCCGGGGCGCCTGGAGATACGGCAGCACA GCCCCGGGACGGCGAAGAAAGAACATAACAGAGTTCCTGGGGGacaccagcatccccagccctgaggcagccctgcacagcagcagctctctgcccaCCAATGGCACTGACACCTGGAAGAACCGCGCCGCCAGCCGCTTCAGCGGCTTCTTCGGCTCCGGCACTAGCACAGGCTCCTTCGGCCGG GAGACTgagaagctggagcagctggtgaACAGGCTGCATGCCTACAGCACCTTCGGGCTGCCCAAGCTGCCGCCCCAGCTCCGCTTTGATCGCGACTCCTGGGAGGAGGACGGGGATGAGGCTGGGCTGACAATGGAGGACAGCTGGCAGCAGATCATCCAGGGCACAGAG GCCCTGTCACGCCGGCAGTGCCACCAGCAGGAAGCcatctgggagctgctgcacacCGAGGCCACCTACATCCGGAACCTCAAAGTCATCACTGAT ctcttcctctcctgcctggTGAACCTGCAGGAGTCAGGGCTGCTCTGTGAG GTGGATGCTGAGCGGCTCTTCAGCAACATTGGGGAGATCATCCGGCTGCACTGCAAGCTGTGGCGCAGTGTCATGGCCCCAGTGCTGGCCAAGGCACGACAGACCAGGGCACTGCTTGACCCCACTGACTTCCTTGATGGCTTCAAGACG TTCGGGTCCCTCTTCAAGCCCTATGTGCGGTATTGCATGGAGGAGGAGGGCTGCATGGAGTACATGCGGGCGCTGCTGCGGGACAGCGAGCTCTTCCGCACCTATGTGACG TGGGCCGAGAAGCAGGAGCAGTGCAGCCGCCTGAAGCTGAGCGACATGCTGGTGAAGCCTCACCAGCGCCTCACCAAGTACCCGCTGCTTCTCAAGTCTATCCTGAAGAAGACGGATGACCCACGCGCCCGTGACGCCATCACCACCATG ATCAGCTCTGTGGAACGCTTCATCAACGATGTCAACTCGCGGATGCGCCAGCGGCAGGAGCGGCAGCGCCTGGATGCCATCCTCAGCCGCATCGACGCCTATGAGGTGGTGGAGGGCAGCACAGACGAGGTGGACAAG ctgcttAAGGAGTTCCTGCGGCTGGACCTGACGGCCCCCATCCCCGGCACCTCCCCGGAGGACACCCGGCAGCTCCTCCTCGAGGGCAGCCTGCGGATGCGGGAAGGTAAAGACAGCAAG ATGGACGTCTACTGCTTCCTCTTCACCGACCTCTTCCTCATCACCAAGCCCTTCAAGAAGGCTGAGCGCACCAAGGTGATCCGGCAGCCCTTGCTGGTGGACAGAGTCATTTGCCGGGAGCTCAGGGACCCGG gctccttcctcctcatctaCCTGAACGAGCTGGGGAGCGCTGTGGCCGCCTACACCTTCCAGACCAGTGGGCAGTTGTGCCGCAGCTGGGTCGAGGCAGTGCGCAATGCCCAG aACCTGCTGCAGCGGCTGCGGCAGCGCCGGCgcatggaggaggaggaggaagaggaggaggaggacgaggggGAGGACGGTGAGAGTGGCACCTCAGCTGCCAGTTCACCTACCATCCTGcgccacagcagcaccagcccagaCTCACAGCAGTG CCCCTCCGACGGCTCCACTGAGACGCTCGCCATGGTGGCAGCAGACGGTGGCGACGAGCTCTCCTCCCCAGACTGGGACGCAGAACCCTTCAGCTCAACCTCAGACGGCTCCTCCATCAGCACCAGCACCTCCATCGGCACTGGCACCTCTGCCGAGACCCCCACCTCCGCAGAGACCCCcatccaggagctgcctgcaggcGCCTTGCCTGTTCCCCTGCCTCAAGGCGTGGCCTCCCCAGGCAGCGGCTGCCGCTCGTCCTCCATCGACAGCGCCTATGGCACGCTCTCACCTGCCTCCCTGCGGGACTTCGGCCAGCAGCCAGAGGGGACAGCcgaggaggggcaggagcccTCCCCGGCCCCTCCGGCTCCACGGCCTGCCTCGCCCCGGCTGCGCCGCCGGACCCCcgtgcagctcctgccctgcccggccaGGGCGCTTAAGTCCAAGTCGGAGGCCAGCTTGCCCCAACTCCTCTCCCCCGCTTCCCCAGGCCCCCTAAGCCAAAGCCGCAGCCTCTCCGACCTTTGTGCTGGTTCCCCCCGGACTAGCCAAGACCCCGCACCTCTGGCTGCCCCcggcagcagtggcagctccaCATCAGAGCTCTCAGAGCCAGAGGAGCCAGTGGAGAGCCCGGCATCCCTCCCAGGGGAACTCAGGCGCGACCCCCCGGCTCCTGCCCGCCGGACCCTCTCGGACCCACAGTCGGCACAGCACCGCAAGCTGACACTGGCGCAGCTGTACCGGATCCGGACCACGCTGCTGCTCAACTCCACGCTGACGGCCTC GGAGGTCTGA
- the PLEKHG5 gene encoding pleckstrin homology domain-containing family G member 5 isoform X3 — translation MHFDGHIRFDLSPQGSILARNMSTRSCPPRTSPASDVEEEEEGPAESRGERRSSALKLPKKKAWRRHTDDPSKECFTLKFDLSIDIEAEIVPAVKKKSLGEVLLPVFERKAIELGKVDIYLDQSHTPLSLQFEAYRFGGHYLRVKAKPGDELKVEQAVRDARSASLPILHPASSAAFLGPVLEPLPGRREGTESVVGPKWHRSDGAGGSRGAWRYGSTAPGRRRKNITEFLGDTSIPSPEAALHSSSSLPTNGTDTWKNRAASRFSGFFGSGTSTGSFGRETEKLEQLVNRLHAYSTFGLPKLPPQLRFDRDSWEEDGDEAGLTMEDSWQQIIQGTEALSRRQCHQQEAIWELLHTEATYIRNLKVITDLFLSCLVNLQESGLLCEVDAERLFSNIGEIIRLHCKLWRSVMAPVLAKARQTRALLDPTDFLDGFKTFGSLFKPYVRYCMEEEGCMEYMRALLRDSELFRTYVTWAEKQEQCSRLKLSDMLVKPHQRLTKYPLLLKSILKKTDDPRARDAITTMISSVERFINDVNSRMRQRQERQRLDAILSRIDAYEVVEGSTDEVDKLLKEFLRLDLTAPIPGTSPEDTRQLLLEGSLRMREGKDSKMDVYCFLFTDLFLITKPFKKAERTKVIRQPLLVDRVICRELRDPGSFLLIYLNELGSAVAAYTFQTSGQLCRSWVEAVRNAQNLLQRLRQRRRMEEEEEEEEEDEGEDGESGTSAASSPTILRHSSTSPDSQQCPSDGSTETLAMVAADGGDELSSPDWDAEPFSSTSDGSSISTSTSIGTGTSAETPTSAETPIQELPAGALPVPLPQGVASPGSGCRSSSIDSAYGTLSPASLRDFGQQPEGTAEEGQEPSPAPPAPRPASPRLRRRTPVQLLPCPARALKSKSEASLPQLLSPASPGPLSQSRSLSDLCAGSPRTSQDPAPLAAPGSSGSSTSELSEPEEPVESPASLPGELRRDPPAPARRTLSDPQSAQHRKLTLAQLYRIRTTLLLNSTLTASEV, via the exons ATGCACTTCGATGGCCACATCCGCTTCGACCTGTCCCCGCAAG GCTCTATCCTGGCCCGCAACATGTCGACACGCTCTTGTCCCCCGCgcaccagccctgcctctgatgtggaggaggaggaggagggtccggcagagagcagagg ggAGCGCAGGAGCTCAGCGCTGAAGCTGCCCAAGAAGAAGGCTTGGCGCAGGCACACGGAC GACCCCAGCAAGGAGTGCTTCACCTTGAAGTTCGACCTCAGCATCGACATCGAGGCAGAGATCGTGCCAGCTGTGAAGAAGAAGTCGCTGGG ggaagtgctgctgccagTCTTCGAGAGGAAGGCGATCGAGCTGGGCAAGGTGGACATCTACCTGGACCAGTCCCACACGCCACTGTCCCTGCAGTTCGAGGCGTATCGCTTCGGGGGACACTACCTGCGGGTGAAAG CCAAGCCCGGGGATGAGCTGAAGGTGGAGCAGGCAGTGCGGGACGCCAGGTCAGCCAGCCTGCCCATCCTGCAccctgccagcagtgctgcattcCTGGGGCCAGTGCTGGAGCCACTGCCAGGACGCCGGGAGGGCACTGAGAGCGTG GTGGGCCCTAAGTGGCACAGGAGCGATGGAGCTGGCGGCAGCCGGGGCGCCTGGAGATACGGCAGCACA GCCCCGGGACGGCGAAGAAAGAACATAACAGAGTTCCTGGGGGacaccagcatccccagccctgaggcagccctgcacagcagcagctctctgcccaCCAATGGCACTGACACCTGGAAGAACCGCGCCGCCAGCCGCTTCAGCGGCTTCTTCGGCTCCGGCACTAGCACAGGCTCCTTCGGCCGG GAGACTgagaagctggagcagctggtgaACAGGCTGCATGCCTACAGCACCTTCGGGCTGCCCAAGCTGCCGCCCCAGCTCCGCTTTGATCGCGACTCCTGGGAGGAGGACGGGGATGAGGCTGGGCTGACAATGGAGGACAGCTGGCAGCAGATCATCCAGGGCACAGAG GCCCTGTCACGCCGGCAGTGCCACCAGCAGGAAGCcatctgggagctgctgcacacCGAGGCCACCTACATCCGGAACCTCAAAGTCATCACTGAT ctcttcctctcctgcctggTGAACCTGCAGGAGTCAGGGCTGCTCTGTGAG GTGGATGCTGAGCGGCTCTTCAGCAACATTGGGGAGATCATCCGGCTGCACTGCAAGCTGTGGCGCAGTGTCATGGCCCCAGTGCTGGCCAAGGCACGACAGACCAGGGCACTGCTTGACCCCACTGACTTCCTTGATGGCTTCAAGACG TTCGGGTCCCTCTTCAAGCCCTATGTGCGGTATTGCATGGAGGAGGAGGGCTGCATGGAGTACATGCGGGCGCTGCTGCGGGACAGCGAGCTCTTCCGCACCTATGTGACG TGGGCCGAGAAGCAGGAGCAGTGCAGCCGCCTGAAGCTGAGCGACATGCTGGTGAAGCCTCACCAGCGCCTCACCAAGTACCCGCTGCTTCTCAAGTCTATCCTGAAGAAGACGGATGACCCACGCGCCCGTGACGCCATCACCACCATG ATCAGCTCTGTGGAACGCTTCATCAACGATGTCAACTCGCGGATGCGCCAGCGGCAGGAGCGGCAGCGCCTGGATGCCATCCTCAGCCGCATCGACGCCTATGAGGTGGTGGAGGGCAGCACAGACGAGGTGGACAAG ctgcttAAGGAGTTCCTGCGGCTGGACCTGACGGCCCCCATCCCCGGCACCTCCCCGGAGGACACCCGGCAGCTCCTCCTCGAGGGCAGCCTGCGGATGCGGGAAGGTAAAGACAGCAAG ATGGACGTCTACTGCTTCCTCTTCACCGACCTCTTCCTCATCACCAAGCCCTTCAAGAAGGCTGAGCGCACCAAGGTGATCCGGCAGCCCTTGCTGGTGGACAGAGTCATTTGCCGGGAGCTCAGGGACCCGG gctccttcctcctcatctaCCTGAACGAGCTGGGGAGCGCTGTGGCCGCCTACACCTTCCAGACCAGTGGGCAGTTGTGCCGCAGCTGGGTCGAGGCAGTGCGCAATGCCCAG aACCTGCTGCAGCGGCTGCGGCAGCGCCGGCgcatggaggaggaggaggaagaggaggaggaggacgaggggGAGGACGGTGAGAGTGGCACCTCAGCTGCCAGTTCACCTACCATCCTGcgccacagcagcaccagcccagaCTCACAGCAGTG CCCCTCCGACGGCTCCACTGAGACGCTCGCCATGGTGGCAGCAGACGGTGGCGACGAGCTCTCCTCCCCAGACTGGGACGCAGAACCCTTCAGCTCAACCTCAGACGGCTCCTCCATCAGCACCAGCACCTCCATCGGCACTGGCACCTCTGCCGAGACCCCCACCTCCGCAGAGACCCCcatccaggagctgcctgcaggcGCCTTGCCTGTTCCCCTGCCTCAAGGCGTGGCCTCCCCAGGCAGCGGCTGCCGCTCGTCCTCCATCGACAGCGCCTATGGCACGCTCTCACCTGCCTCCCTGCGGGACTTCGGCCAGCAGCCAGAGGGGACAGCcgaggaggggcaggagcccTCCCCGGCCCCTCCGGCTCCACGGCCTGCCTCGCCCCGGCTGCGCCGCCGGACCCCcgtgcagctcctgccctgcccggccaGGGCGCTTAAGTCCAAGTCGGAGGCCAGCTTGCCCCAACTCCTCTCCCCCGCTTCCCCAGGCCCCCTAAGCCAAAGCCGCAGCCTCTCCGACCTTTGTGCTGGTTCCCCCCGGACTAGCCAAGACCCCGCACCTCTGGCTGCCCCcggcagcagtggcagctccaCATCAGAGCTCTCAGAGCCAGAGGAGCCAGTGGAGAGCCCGGCATCCCTCCCAGGGGAACTCAGGCGCGACCCCCCGGCTCCTGCCCGCCGGACCCTCTCGGACCCACAGTCGGCACAGCACCGCAAGCTGACACTGGCGCAGCTGTACCGGATCCGGACCACGCTGCTGCTCAACTCCACGCTGACGGCCTC GGAGGTCTGA
- the PLEKHG5 gene encoding pleckstrin homology domain-containing family G member 5 isoform X2: MFLYWRKRGAYELEALPPGLAGLEYGAVERFSWSSSLDVSEELGAEPCPEEETVLHCQNPDCAGERRAAKECHHAKCRQLSRSGPLSLCELCDGSLHGAMHFDGHIRFDLSPQGSILARNMSTRSCPPRTSPASDVEEEEEGPAESRGERRSSALKLPKKKAWRRHTDDPSKECFTLKFDLSIDIEAEIVPAVKKKSLGEVLLPVFERKAIELGKVDIYLDQSHTPLSLQFEAYRFGGHYLRVKAKPGDELKVEQAVRDARSASLPILHPASSAAFLGPVLEPLPGRREGTESVAPGRRRKNITEFLGDTSIPSPEAALHSSSSLPTNGTDTWKNRAASRFSGFFGSGTSTGSFGRETEKLEQLVNRLHAYSTFGLPKLPPQLRFDRDSWEEDGDEAGLTMEDSWQQIIQGTEALSRRQCHQQEAIWELLHTEATYIRNLKVITDLFLSCLVNLQESGLLCEVDAERLFSNIGEIIRLHCKLWRSVMAPVLAKARQTRALLDPTDFLDGFKTFGSLFKPYVRYCMEEEGCMEYMRALLRDSELFRTYVTWAEKQEQCSRLKLSDMLVKPHQRLTKYPLLLKSILKKTDDPRARDAITTMISSVERFINDVNSRMRQRQERQRLDAILSRIDAYEVVEGSTDEVDKLLKEFLRLDLTAPIPGTSPEDTRQLLLEGSLRMREGKDSKMDVYCFLFTDLFLITKPFKKAERTKVIRQPLLVDRVICRELRDPGSFLLIYLNELGSAVAAYTFQTSGQLCRSWVEAVRNAQNLLQRLRQRRRMEEEEEEEEEDEGEDGESGTSAASSPTILRHSSTSPDSQQCPSDGSTETLAMVAADGGDELSSPDWDAEPFSSTSDGSSISTSTSIGTGTSAETPTSAETPIQELPAGALPVPLPQGVASPGSGCRSSSIDSAYGTLSPASLRDFGQQPEGTAEEGQEPSPAPPAPRPASPRLRRRTPVQLLPCPARALKSKSEASLPQLLSPASPGPLSQSRSLSDLCAGSPRTSQDPAPLAAPGSSGSSTSELSEPEEPVESPASLPGELRRDPPAPARRTLSDPQSAQHRKLTLAQLYRIRTTLLLNSTLTASEV, translated from the exons GAATGCCACCACGCAAAGTGCCGGCAGCTGAGCCGCAGCGGCCCCCTCAGCCTGTGTGAGCTCTGTGACGGCAGCCTCCATGGCGCCATGCACTTCGATGGCCACATCCGCTTCGACCTGTCCCCGCAAG GCTCTATCCTGGCCCGCAACATGTCGACACGCTCTTGTCCCCCGCgcaccagccctgcctctgatgtggaggaggaggaggagggtccggcagagagcagagg ggAGCGCAGGAGCTCAGCGCTGAAGCTGCCCAAGAAGAAGGCTTGGCGCAGGCACACGGAC GACCCCAGCAAGGAGTGCTTCACCTTGAAGTTCGACCTCAGCATCGACATCGAGGCAGAGATCGTGCCAGCTGTGAAGAAGAAGTCGCTGGG ggaagtgctgctgccagTCTTCGAGAGGAAGGCGATCGAGCTGGGCAAGGTGGACATCTACCTGGACCAGTCCCACACGCCACTGTCCCTGCAGTTCGAGGCGTATCGCTTCGGGGGACACTACCTGCGGGTGAAAG CCAAGCCCGGGGATGAGCTGAAGGTGGAGCAGGCAGTGCGGGACGCCAGGTCAGCCAGCCTGCCCATCCTGCAccctgccagcagtgctgcattcCTGGGGCCAGTGCTGGAGCCACTGCCAGGACGCCGGGAGGGCACTGAGAGCGTG GCCCCGGGACGGCGAAGAAAGAACATAACAGAGTTCCTGGGGGacaccagcatccccagccctgaggcagccctgcacagcagcagctctctgcccaCCAATGGCACTGACACCTGGAAGAACCGCGCCGCCAGCCGCTTCAGCGGCTTCTTCGGCTCCGGCACTAGCACAGGCTCCTTCGGCCGG GAGACTgagaagctggagcagctggtgaACAGGCTGCATGCCTACAGCACCTTCGGGCTGCCCAAGCTGCCGCCCCAGCTCCGCTTTGATCGCGACTCCTGGGAGGAGGACGGGGATGAGGCTGGGCTGACAATGGAGGACAGCTGGCAGCAGATCATCCAGGGCACAGAG GCCCTGTCACGCCGGCAGTGCCACCAGCAGGAAGCcatctgggagctgctgcacacCGAGGCCACCTACATCCGGAACCTCAAAGTCATCACTGAT ctcttcctctcctgcctggTGAACCTGCAGGAGTCAGGGCTGCTCTGTGAG GTGGATGCTGAGCGGCTCTTCAGCAACATTGGGGAGATCATCCGGCTGCACTGCAAGCTGTGGCGCAGTGTCATGGCCCCAGTGCTGGCCAAGGCACGACAGACCAGGGCACTGCTTGACCCCACTGACTTCCTTGATGGCTTCAAGACG TTCGGGTCCCTCTTCAAGCCCTATGTGCGGTATTGCATGGAGGAGGAGGGCTGCATGGAGTACATGCGGGCGCTGCTGCGGGACAGCGAGCTCTTCCGCACCTATGTGACG TGGGCCGAGAAGCAGGAGCAGTGCAGCCGCCTGAAGCTGAGCGACATGCTGGTGAAGCCTCACCAGCGCCTCACCAAGTACCCGCTGCTTCTCAAGTCTATCCTGAAGAAGACGGATGACCCACGCGCCCGTGACGCCATCACCACCATG ATCAGCTCTGTGGAACGCTTCATCAACGATGTCAACTCGCGGATGCGCCAGCGGCAGGAGCGGCAGCGCCTGGATGCCATCCTCAGCCGCATCGACGCCTATGAGGTGGTGGAGGGCAGCACAGACGAGGTGGACAAG ctgcttAAGGAGTTCCTGCGGCTGGACCTGACGGCCCCCATCCCCGGCACCTCCCCGGAGGACACCCGGCAGCTCCTCCTCGAGGGCAGCCTGCGGATGCGGGAAGGTAAAGACAGCAAG ATGGACGTCTACTGCTTCCTCTTCACCGACCTCTTCCTCATCACCAAGCCCTTCAAGAAGGCTGAGCGCACCAAGGTGATCCGGCAGCCCTTGCTGGTGGACAGAGTCATTTGCCGGGAGCTCAGGGACCCGG gctccttcctcctcatctaCCTGAACGAGCTGGGGAGCGCTGTGGCCGCCTACACCTTCCAGACCAGTGGGCAGTTGTGCCGCAGCTGGGTCGAGGCAGTGCGCAATGCCCAG aACCTGCTGCAGCGGCTGCGGCAGCGCCGGCgcatggaggaggaggaggaagaggaggaggaggacgaggggGAGGACGGTGAGAGTGGCACCTCAGCTGCCAGTTCACCTACCATCCTGcgccacagcagcaccagcccagaCTCACAGCAGTG CCCCTCCGACGGCTCCACTGAGACGCTCGCCATGGTGGCAGCAGACGGTGGCGACGAGCTCTCCTCCCCAGACTGGGACGCAGAACCCTTCAGCTCAACCTCAGACGGCTCCTCCATCAGCACCAGCACCTCCATCGGCACTGGCACCTCTGCCGAGACCCCCACCTCCGCAGAGACCCCcatccaggagctgcctgcaggcGCCTTGCCTGTTCCCCTGCCTCAAGGCGTGGCCTCCCCAGGCAGCGGCTGCCGCTCGTCCTCCATCGACAGCGCCTATGGCACGCTCTCACCTGCCTCCCTGCGGGACTTCGGCCAGCAGCCAGAGGGGACAGCcgaggaggggcaggagcccTCCCCGGCCCCTCCGGCTCCACGGCCTGCCTCGCCCCGGCTGCGCCGCCGGACCCCcgtgcagctcctgccctgcccggccaGGGCGCTTAAGTCCAAGTCGGAGGCCAGCTTGCCCCAACTCCTCTCCCCCGCTTCCCCAGGCCCCCTAAGCCAAAGCCGCAGCCTCTCCGACCTTTGTGCTGGTTCCCCCCGGACTAGCCAAGACCCCGCACCTCTGGCTGCCCCcggcagcagtggcagctccaCATCAGAGCTCTCAGAGCCAGAGGAGCCAGTGGAGAGCCCGGCATCCCTCCCAGGGGAACTCAGGCGCGACCCCCCGGCTCCTGCCCGCCGGACCCTCTCGGACCCACAGTCGGCACAGCACCGCAAGCTGACACTGGCGCAGCTGTACCGGATCCGGACCACGCTGCTGCTCAACTCCACGCTGACGGCCTC GGAGGTCTGA